GTTGGGGGTGTAAATTAAGTCGTAGGCGATCGCATCCGGACGTAACAACTGCATGGCTGCGGCATCGAGAGGAGACTGCTCAACGTTCGGATACATCCCTACAGGCGTGCTATTGACCACCAAATCCGCTTGAGGCAATAACTCCGGGAGTTCCTCCCAGCGATGGACATTGAGCGTTATGGGTAGGGGGGCATTTGCCCAACTTTGTTGGAATTGGCTTAACTTTTGCACATTGCGCCCCACAATGTGAATCTCAGAACAACCGAGTTGAGTACAACCCACGACTACAGCCCGTGCCGCACCGCCATGTCCTAAAATGACGGGGGTGGTTTGGCTCCAATCCCGATTCAAGGCTTGTAAGGGTGCAACAAAGCCTTCTACATCCGTATTGGTACCACTCCATCCCTGTTCTGTGCGCCAAACGGTGTTGACAGCTCCAGTCAGTTTAGCGATCGCAGAAACGTCTGACAACAGGGAGATAATGGCTTGCTTGTGAGGAATGGTAACGCTAAATCCTTGCACACCAATAGCCGCAAAACCTGCGATCGCAACTCCCAAATCCGCTGTTTTGATGGGGAAGGGGAGGTAGACATAATCTACTCCCATGTGTGTGATGGCGGCATTATGCATCACAGGGGAAAGGGAATGCTCAATTGGCTCACCAATCACCCCCAAAAGTTTAGTTTTACCTGTAATTTGTTGCATCGAATCCGTTGCAATTAATGTTCGTAACCCGCTTTTTCTACCGGAGTTTCTCGCCCAGCCGTAAATTCTGCCACGATTGG
The Microcoleus sp. AS-A8 genome window above contains:
- a CDS encoding shikimate dehydrogenase, which translates into the protein MQQITGKTKLLGVIGEPIEHSLSPVMHNAAITHMGVDYVYLPFPIKTADLGVAIAGFAAIGVQGFSVTIPHKQAIISLLSDVSAIAKLTGAVNTVWRTEQGWSGTNTDVEGFVAPLQALNRDWSQTTPVILGHGGAARAVVVGCTQLGCSEIHIVGRNVQKLSQFQQSWANAPLPITLNVHRWEELPELLPQADLVVNSTPVGMYPNVEQSPLDAAAMQLLRPDAIAYDLIYTPNPTQFLQQAKEQGAVAIDGLEMLVQQGAAALKIWVEQTPPVDIMRHSLQQHLGLFT